GCCTGTAGTGGTTCGTAGGGCGAACGCCGATCGTGGATCCCGCCGTGCACCGGGCCTCAGGCCGTGGGCACGCGGTCCAGGAAGCCGTGCACGGACCGGATCCGGCCGTCGTCGGCGAGCGTGATGACGTCGAAGCCCGCGACGGGGGCCGAGCCGTCCGCGACCGACACCAGTTCCCAGCCGAAGCGCGCGACGTGGTGGTGGCCGTCGACCGCCCCGAGCTGCCGGAACTCGAAGCCGGGGAACTGCTCGTGGGCTCCCGCGATCACGGCGGCGAGGGCTTCGTGCCCGGTGACGTCGGCCAGCGGGTCGGTGTAGCCGCCGTCCTCGCTCCAGCAGGCGGCCACGGCCTTGGCCAGGTCCTCGGCGCCCTCGGCGTTCCACGCCTCGAAGTAGCGGGCGACGGCGGTCTCGTACGCGGTGGTGGCGTGTGCGGTCATGGCGGGTGCCTCCTGCGGCTGGTCATCCGGGCTGTTCTTTCCGATGACCTGAGCTTGCCGCGCGGTCCGCGAGGGGTCGATTACGTCCGG
This Streptomyces sp. NBC_01283 DNA region includes the following protein-coding sequences:
- a CDS encoding nuclear transport factor 2 family protein; translated protein: MTAHATTAYETAVARYFEAWNAEGAEDLAKAVAACWSEDGGYTDPLADVTGHEALAAVIAGAHEQFPGFEFRQLGAVDGHHHVARFGWELVSVADGSAPVAGFDVITLADDGRIRSVHGFLDRVPTA